The following proteins come from a genomic window of Malus sylvestris chromosome 4, drMalSylv7.2, whole genome shotgun sequence:
- the LOC126619895 gene encoding B3 domain-containing transcription repressor VAL2-like isoform X3: MERRTCMNAACGTSTSIEWKRGWALRSGGFANLCIKCWSVYEQSIYCDVYHSEESGWRECGVCGKHLHCGCIASTLLLDLLDGGGVKCIKCAKDSGPHPISSDEKPDGLGTSKISEPQSNITDNQLDGRDVEKLKLVQLGNNRDSNGLMNLLQLRNDNTNGLMLKLKHDDVPPPGGEIGGACFSNFNQAPHGSSEASKAEVFKANLGINNLYESLPHTNLSMTLGSPLGKANPFPSAIVDEREHSKTSSPLPLGVRPQHLFPKPPKLALSTGLEEKSTMVSHVRVARPPAEGRGRNQLLPRYWPRITDQELQQISGDSNSTIVPLFEKMLSASDAGRIGRLVLPKACAEAYFPPISQPEGLPLRIQDVKGKEWMFQFRFWPNNNSRMYVLEGVTPCIQSMQLQAGDTVTFSRMDPEGKLIMGFRKASNTVAMQSFKGSMDPHLNALSKHLTTSSGDISWNKTEKQEGRTREGLLLPSLVPERKRTRNIGSKSKRLLIDNQDALELKLTWEEAQDLLRPPPASKPSTVVIEDLEFEEYEEPPVFGKRSIFTVRSTGEQEQWVQCDSCSKWRRLPADALLSSKWICADNAWDRSRSSCSMPDELSPRELENFLRMSKELKKRRIAADPRPTPEHEAPGLDALANAAILGDSVADPEAALVATTTKHPRHRPGCSCIVCIQPPSGKGKHKPTCTCNVCMTVKRRFKTMMINKKKRQSEREAEIACRSQHTWAPRDEAEVDSTSRLVSSHVDPSDNEARSANESESKSQSKLAETGKGILDLNSHPGREGDLQAGPDHVSMMSLVQVATLPLETYLKHNGITSLISEQQESSTSHVPPQVANETDEQLDDNHRLERETGGEERPDQIQDDPL; this comes from the exons ATGGAGCGGCGGACTTGCATGAACGCAGCTTGCGGGACCTCGACGTCGATCGAGTGGAAGAGAGGTTGGGCTTTGCGATCTGGCGGATTCGCCAATCTCTGCATCAAGTGCTG GTCTGTGTATGAGCAATCGATTTATTGTGATGTATACCACTCAGAGGAATCTGGTTGGAGGGAATGCGGAGTATGTGGCAAG CATCTACATTGTGGATGCATTGCTTCCACGTTACTGCTCGATCTTCTTGACGGTGGTGGTGTGAAGTGCATAAAATGTGCAAAGGATTCGGGACCTCACCCT ATTTCAAGTGATGAAAAGCCTGATGGTCTTGGAACATCCAAAATCAGTGAACCGCAGTCAAATATTACAGACAATCAATTGGATGGACGTGATGTTGAAAAGTTGAAGCTTGTGCAGTTGGGAAATAATAGAGATTCTAATGGACTTATGAACTTGCTTCAACTTCGGAACGACAACACAAATGGGCTAATGCTCAAATTGAAACATGATGATGTTCCACCTCCTGGGGGTGAAATTGGAGGCgcatgtttttcaaattttaatcagGCACCCCATGGATCTTCTGAAGCTTCCAAAGCAGAAGTTTTCAAGGCAAACTTAGGGATAAATAATTTATATGAATCACTTCCGCATACAAATTTGAGTATGACCCTCGGTTCACCTTTGGGAAAAGCAAATCCTTTTCCTAGTGCCATTGTTGATGAAAGGGAACACAGCAAGACATCCTCTCCACTCCCACTAGGAGTTAGGCCTCAACATCTTTTTCCAAAGCCCCCAAAATTGGCCCTTTCCACAGGTTTGGAGGAAAAATCTACAATGGTTTCACATGTACGTGTGGCAAGGCCACCTGCCGAAGGACGGGGACGGAATCAGCTACTTCCCCGCTATTGGCCCAGGATTACAGACCAGGAATTACAGCAAATATCTGGAGA ttcaaattccacAATTGTTCCCTTGTTTGAAAAGATGCTAAGTGCCAGTGATGCTGGTCGAATTGGTCGTTTGGTGCTTCCTAAAGCTTGTGCTGAG GCATATTTTCCTCCCATCTCTCAACCAGAGGGGCTTCCGTTAAGGATTCAAGATGTGAAGGGAAAAGAATGGATGTTTCAGTTCAGATTCTGGCCGAATAACAACAGTAGGATGTATGTTTTGGAGGGTGTAACCCCCTGCATACAGTCCATGCAGTTGCAGGCTGGAGATACTG TGACTTTTAGTCGTATGGATCCTGAAGGAAAACTAATTATGGGGTTTCGGAAAGCATCGAATACTGTTGCAATGCAG TCATTTAAGGGAAGCATGGATCCCCATCTAAATGCACTGTCGAAACACTTGACTACATCTAGTGGTGATATTAGCTGGAATAAAACTGAGAAGCAGGAAGGGAGGACAAGGGAGGGATTGCTGCTGCCGTCATTAGTTCCTGAGAGGAAAAGAACTAGAAATATAGGGTCCAAGAGTAAGAGGTTGCTCATTGATAACCAAGATGCTCTAGAGCTGAAGCTTACTTGGGAAGAGGCTCAGGATTTGCTTCGTCCACCTCCAGCTTCCAAGCCAAGCACTGTCGTGATTGAAGATCTTGAGTTTGAAGAATATGAA GAACCTCCAGTGTTTGGAAAGAGGAGTATTTTCACAGTCCGGTCAACTGG GGAACAAGAGCAATGGGTACAGTGTGATAGTTGCTCTAAATGGCGAAGATTGCCAGCTGATGCACTACTTTCATCTAAGTGGATATGTGCAGACAATGCTTGGGATCGAAGCAG GTCTTCGTGCTCTATGCCAGATGAATTGAGCCCAAGGGAACTGGAAAATTTTCTGAGAATGAGTAAAG AattgaagaaaaggagaatagcGGCAGACCCTAGGCCAACCCCGGAGCATGAAGCTCCTGGCCTTGATGCTTTGGCCAATGCTGCAATCCTCGGAGACAGTGTGGCTGATCCAGAAGCTGCATTAGTTGCTACAACAACAAAACATCCCAGGCATCGTCCTGGCTGCTCATGCATTGTGTGCATTCAGCCCCCAAGTGGAAAGGGCAAACATAAGCCTACATGCACGTGCAACGTGTGCATGACAGTCAAACGCCGTTTTAAAACCATGATGATCAACAAGAAGAAACGTCAGTCGGAGCGGGAAGCAGAGATTGCATGCAGAAGCCAGCACACATGGGCCCCTAGGGATGAAGCAGAAGTAGACAGCACTTCTAGGCTTGTATCGTCGCACGTTGATCCTTCAGATAACGAGGCCAGGTCTGCAAATGAATCAGAATCCAAGAGCCAAAGCAAATTGGCTGAAACCGGGAAGGGAATTTTAGACTTGAATTCCCATCCGGGCCGAGAAGGAGACTTGCAAGCAGGGCCAGACCATGTGAGTATGATGTCCCTTGTACAGGTTGCAACCCTTCCTCTTGAGACATATTTGAAACACAATGGTATTACCAGCTTGATATCTGAGCAACAGGAAAGTTCGACGTCACATGTTCCGCCACAAGTCGCTAATGAGACCGACGAACAACTTGACGATAATCACCGTCTGGAGCGAGAAACCGGGGGTGAAGAAAGGCCGGATCAAATCCAAGATGACCCTCTATGA
- the LOC126619895 gene encoding B3 domain-containing transcription repressor VAL2-like isoform X1 — MERRTCMNAACGTSTSIEWKRGWALRSGGFANLCIKCWSVYEQSIYCDVYHSEESGWRECGVCGKHLHCGCIASTLLLDLLDGGGVKCIKCAKDSGPHPISSDEKPDGLGTSKISEPQSNITDNQLDGRDVEKLKLVQLGNNRDSNGLMNLLQLRNDNTNGLMLKLKHDDVPPPGGEIGGACFSNFNQAPHGSSEASKAEVFKANLGINNLYESLPHTNLSMTLGSPLGKANPFPSAIVDEREHSKTSSPLPLGVRPQHLFPKPPKLALSTGLEEKSTMVSHVRVARPPAEGRGRNQLLPRYWPRITDQELQQISGDSNSTIVPLFEKMLSASDAGRIGRLVLPKACAEAYFPPISQPEGLPLRIQDVKGKEWMFQFRFWPNNNSRMYVLEGVTPCIQSMQLQAGDTVTFSRMDPEGKLIMGFRKASNTVAMQDSHLTAIQNGPHSSETLFSGVFENLPVISGYPGLLQSFKGSMDPHLNALSKHLTTSSGDISWNKTEKQEGRTREGLLLPSLVPERKRTRNIGSKSKRLLIDNQDALELKLTWEEAQDLLRPPPASKPSTVVIEDLEFEEYEEPPVFGKRSIFTVRSTGEQEQWVQCDSCSKWRRLPADALLSSKWICADNAWDRSRSSCSMPDELSPRELENFLRMSKELKKRRIAADPRPTPEHEAPGLDALANAAILGDSVADPEAALVATTTKHPRHRPGCSCIVCIQPPSGKGKHKPTCTCNVCMTVKRRFKTMMINKKKRQSEREAEIACRSQHTWAPRDEAEVDSTSRLVSSHVDPSDNEARSANESESKSQSKLAETGKGILDLNSHPGREGDLQAGPDHVSMMSLVQVATLPLETYLKHNGITSLISEQQESSTSHVPPQVANETDEQLDDNHRLERETGGEERPDQIQDDPL; from the exons ATGGAGCGGCGGACTTGCATGAACGCAGCTTGCGGGACCTCGACGTCGATCGAGTGGAAGAGAGGTTGGGCTTTGCGATCTGGCGGATTCGCCAATCTCTGCATCAAGTGCTG GTCTGTGTATGAGCAATCGATTTATTGTGATGTATACCACTCAGAGGAATCTGGTTGGAGGGAATGCGGAGTATGTGGCAAG CATCTACATTGTGGATGCATTGCTTCCACGTTACTGCTCGATCTTCTTGACGGTGGTGGTGTGAAGTGCATAAAATGTGCAAAGGATTCGGGACCTCACCCT ATTTCAAGTGATGAAAAGCCTGATGGTCTTGGAACATCCAAAATCAGTGAACCGCAGTCAAATATTACAGACAATCAATTGGATGGACGTGATGTTGAAAAGTTGAAGCTTGTGCAGTTGGGAAATAATAGAGATTCTAATGGACTTATGAACTTGCTTCAACTTCGGAACGACAACACAAATGGGCTAATGCTCAAATTGAAACATGATGATGTTCCACCTCCTGGGGGTGAAATTGGAGGCgcatgtttttcaaattttaatcagGCACCCCATGGATCTTCTGAAGCTTCCAAAGCAGAAGTTTTCAAGGCAAACTTAGGGATAAATAATTTATATGAATCACTTCCGCATACAAATTTGAGTATGACCCTCGGTTCACCTTTGGGAAAAGCAAATCCTTTTCCTAGTGCCATTGTTGATGAAAGGGAACACAGCAAGACATCCTCTCCACTCCCACTAGGAGTTAGGCCTCAACATCTTTTTCCAAAGCCCCCAAAATTGGCCCTTTCCACAGGTTTGGAGGAAAAATCTACAATGGTTTCACATGTACGTGTGGCAAGGCCACCTGCCGAAGGACGGGGACGGAATCAGCTACTTCCCCGCTATTGGCCCAGGATTACAGACCAGGAATTACAGCAAATATCTGGAGA ttcaaattccacAATTGTTCCCTTGTTTGAAAAGATGCTAAGTGCCAGTGATGCTGGTCGAATTGGTCGTTTGGTGCTTCCTAAAGCTTGTGCTGAG GCATATTTTCCTCCCATCTCTCAACCAGAGGGGCTTCCGTTAAGGATTCAAGATGTGAAGGGAAAAGAATGGATGTTTCAGTTCAGATTCTGGCCGAATAACAACAGTAGGATGTATGTTTTGGAGGGTGTAACCCCCTGCATACAGTCCATGCAGTTGCAGGCTGGAGATACTG TGACTTTTAGTCGTATGGATCCTGAAGGAAAACTAATTATGGGGTTTCGGAAAGCATCGAATACTGTTGCAATGCAG GATTCCCATCTTACTGCCATTCAGAATGGCCCTCACTCAAGTGAAACTTTGTTTTCGGGTGTTTTTGAGAACCTTCCTGTAATAAGTGGTTACCCTGGCCTTCTTCAGTCATTTAAGGGAAGCATGGATCCCCATCTAAATGCACTGTCGAAACACTTGACTACATCTAGTGGTGATATTAGCTGGAATAAAACTGAGAAGCAGGAAGGGAGGACAAGGGAGGGATTGCTGCTGCCGTCATTAGTTCCTGAGAGGAAAAGAACTAGAAATATAGGGTCCAAGAGTAAGAGGTTGCTCATTGATAACCAAGATGCTCTAGAGCTGAAGCTTACTTGGGAAGAGGCTCAGGATTTGCTTCGTCCACCTCCAGCTTCCAAGCCAAGCACTGTCGTGATTGAAGATCTTGAGTTTGAAGAATATGAA GAACCTCCAGTGTTTGGAAAGAGGAGTATTTTCACAGTCCGGTCAACTGG GGAACAAGAGCAATGGGTACAGTGTGATAGTTGCTCTAAATGGCGAAGATTGCCAGCTGATGCACTACTTTCATCTAAGTGGATATGTGCAGACAATGCTTGGGATCGAAGCAG GTCTTCGTGCTCTATGCCAGATGAATTGAGCCCAAGGGAACTGGAAAATTTTCTGAGAATGAGTAAAG AattgaagaaaaggagaatagcGGCAGACCCTAGGCCAACCCCGGAGCATGAAGCTCCTGGCCTTGATGCTTTGGCCAATGCTGCAATCCTCGGAGACAGTGTGGCTGATCCAGAAGCTGCATTAGTTGCTACAACAACAAAACATCCCAGGCATCGTCCTGGCTGCTCATGCATTGTGTGCATTCAGCCCCCAAGTGGAAAGGGCAAACATAAGCCTACATGCACGTGCAACGTGTGCATGACAGTCAAACGCCGTTTTAAAACCATGATGATCAACAAGAAGAAACGTCAGTCGGAGCGGGAAGCAGAGATTGCATGCAGAAGCCAGCACACATGGGCCCCTAGGGATGAAGCAGAAGTAGACAGCACTTCTAGGCTTGTATCGTCGCACGTTGATCCTTCAGATAACGAGGCCAGGTCTGCAAATGAATCAGAATCCAAGAGCCAAAGCAAATTGGCTGAAACCGGGAAGGGAATTTTAGACTTGAATTCCCATCCGGGCCGAGAAGGAGACTTGCAAGCAGGGCCAGACCATGTGAGTATGATGTCCCTTGTACAGGTTGCAACCCTTCCTCTTGAGACATATTTGAAACACAATGGTATTACCAGCTTGATATCTGAGCAACAGGAAAGTTCGACGTCACATGTTCCGCCACAAGTCGCTAATGAGACCGACGAACAACTTGACGATAATCACCGTCTGGAGCGAGAAACCGGGGGTGAAGAAAGGCCGGATCAAATCCAAGATGACCCTCTATGA
- the LOC126619895 gene encoding B3 domain-containing transcription repressor VAL2-like isoform X2: MERRTCMNAACGTSTSIEWKRGWALRSGGFANLCIKCWSVYEQSIYCDVYHSEESGWRECGVCGKHLHCGCIASTLLLDLLDGGGVKCIKCAKDSGPHPISSDEKPDGLGTSKISEPQSNITDNQLDGRDVEKLKLVQLGNNRDSNGLMNLLQLRNDNTNGLMLKLKHDDVPPPGGEIGGACFSNFNQAPHGSSEASKAEVFKANLGINNLYESLPHTNLSMTLGSPLGKANPFPSAIVDEREHSKTSSPLPLGVRPQHLFPKPPKLALSTGLEEKSTMVSHVRVARPPAEGRGRNQLLPRYWPRITDQELQQISGDSNSTIVPLFEKMLSASDAGRIGRLVLPKACAEAYFPPISQPEGLPLRIQDVKGKEWMFQFRFWPNNNSRMYVLEGVTPCIQSMQLQAGDTVTFSRMDPEGKLIMGFRKASNTVAMQNGPHSSETLFSGVFENLPVISGYPGLLQSFKGSMDPHLNALSKHLTTSSGDISWNKTEKQEGRTREGLLLPSLVPERKRTRNIGSKSKRLLIDNQDALELKLTWEEAQDLLRPPPASKPSTVVIEDLEFEEYEEPPVFGKRSIFTVRSTGEQEQWVQCDSCSKWRRLPADALLSSKWICADNAWDRSRSSCSMPDELSPRELENFLRMSKELKKRRIAADPRPTPEHEAPGLDALANAAILGDSVADPEAALVATTTKHPRHRPGCSCIVCIQPPSGKGKHKPTCTCNVCMTVKRRFKTMMINKKKRQSEREAEIACRSQHTWAPRDEAEVDSTSRLVSSHVDPSDNEARSANESESKSQSKLAETGKGILDLNSHPGREGDLQAGPDHVSMMSLVQVATLPLETYLKHNGITSLISEQQESSTSHVPPQVANETDEQLDDNHRLERETGGEERPDQIQDDPL, encoded by the exons ATGGAGCGGCGGACTTGCATGAACGCAGCTTGCGGGACCTCGACGTCGATCGAGTGGAAGAGAGGTTGGGCTTTGCGATCTGGCGGATTCGCCAATCTCTGCATCAAGTGCTG GTCTGTGTATGAGCAATCGATTTATTGTGATGTATACCACTCAGAGGAATCTGGTTGGAGGGAATGCGGAGTATGTGGCAAG CATCTACATTGTGGATGCATTGCTTCCACGTTACTGCTCGATCTTCTTGACGGTGGTGGTGTGAAGTGCATAAAATGTGCAAAGGATTCGGGACCTCACCCT ATTTCAAGTGATGAAAAGCCTGATGGTCTTGGAACATCCAAAATCAGTGAACCGCAGTCAAATATTACAGACAATCAATTGGATGGACGTGATGTTGAAAAGTTGAAGCTTGTGCAGTTGGGAAATAATAGAGATTCTAATGGACTTATGAACTTGCTTCAACTTCGGAACGACAACACAAATGGGCTAATGCTCAAATTGAAACATGATGATGTTCCACCTCCTGGGGGTGAAATTGGAGGCgcatgtttttcaaattttaatcagGCACCCCATGGATCTTCTGAAGCTTCCAAAGCAGAAGTTTTCAAGGCAAACTTAGGGATAAATAATTTATATGAATCACTTCCGCATACAAATTTGAGTATGACCCTCGGTTCACCTTTGGGAAAAGCAAATCCTTTTCCTAGTGCCATTGTTGATGAAAGGGAACACAGCAAGACATCCTCTCCACTCCCACTAGGAGTTAGGCCTCAACATCTTTTTCCAAAGCCCCCAAAATTGGCCCTTTCCACAGGTTTGGAGGAAAAATCTACAATGGTTTCACATGTACGTGTGGCAAGGCCACCTGCCGAAGGACGGGGACGGAATCAGCTACTTCCCCGCTATTGGCCCAGGATTACAGACCAGGAATTACAGCAAATATCTGGAGA ttcaaattccacAATTGTTCCCTTGTTTGAAAAGATGCTAAGTGCCAGTGATGCTGGTCGAATTGGTCGTTTGGTGCTTCCTAAAGCTTGTGCTGAG GCATATTTTCCTCCCATCTCTCAACCAGAGGGGCTTCCGTTAAGGATTCAAGATGTGAAGGGAAAAGAATGGATGTTTCAGTTCAGATTCTGGCCGAATAACAACAGTAGGATGTATGTTTTGGAGGGTGTAACCCCCTGCATACAGTCCATGCAGTTGCAGGCTGGAGATACTG TGACTTTTAGTCGTATGGATCCTGAAGGAAAACTAATTATGGGGTTTCGGAAAGCATCGAATACTGTTGCAATGCAG AATGGCCCTCACTCAAGTGAAACTTTGTTTTCGGGTGTTTTTGAGAACCTTCCTGTAATAAGTGGTTACCCTGGCCTTCTTCAGTCATTTAAGGGAAGCATGGATCCCCATCTAAATGCACTGTCGAAACACTTGACTACATCTAGTGGTGATATTAGCTGGAATAAAACTGAGAAGCAGGAAGGGAGGACAAGGGAGGGATTGCTGCTGCCGTCATTAGTTCCTGAGAGGAAAAGAACTAGAAATATAGGGTCCAAGAGTAAGAGGTTGCTCATTGATAACCAAGATGCTCTAGAGCTGAAGCTTACTTGGGAAGAGGCTCAGGATTTGCTTCGTCCACCTCCAGCTTCCAAGCCAAGCACTGTCGTGATTGAAGATCTTGAGTTTGAAGAATATGAA GAACCTCCAGTGTTTGGAAAGAGGAGTATTTTCACAGTCCGGTCAACTGG GGAACAAGAGCAATGGGTACAGTGTGATAGTTGCTCTAAATGGCGAAGATTGCCAGCTGATGCACTACTTTCATCTAAGTGGATATGTGCAGACAATGCTTGGGATCGAAGCAG GTCTTCGTGCTCTATGCCAGATGAATTGAGCCCAAGGGAACTGGAAAATTTTCTGAGAATGAGTAAAG AattgaagaaaaggagaatagcGGCAGACCCTAGGCCAACCCCGGAGCATGAAGCTCCTGGCCTTGATGCTTTGGCCAATGCTGCAATCCTCGGAGACAGTGTGGCTGATCCAGAAGCTGCATTAGTTGCTACAACAACAAAACATCCCAGGCATCGTCCTGGCTGCTCATGCATTGTGTGCATTCAGCCCCCAAGTGGAAAGGGCAAACATAAGCCTACATGCACGTGCAACGTGTGCATGACAGTCAAACGCCGTTTTAAAACCATGATGATCAACAAGAAGAAACGTCAGTCGGAGCGGGAAGCAGAGATTGCATGCAGAAGCCAGCACACATGGGCCCCTAGGGATGAAGCAGAAGTAGACAGCACTTCTAGGCTTGTATCGTCGCACGTTGATCCTTCAGATAACGAGGCCAGGTCTGCAAATGAATCAGAATCCAAGAGCCAAAGCAAATTGGCTGAAACCGGGAAGGGAATTTTAGACTTGAATTCCCATCCGGGCCGAGAAGGAGACTTGCAAGCAGGGCCAGACCATGTGAGTATGATGTCCCTTGTACAGGTTGCAACCCTTCCTCTTGAGACATATTTGAAACACAATGGTATTACCAGCTTGATATCTGAGCAACAGGAAAGTTCGACGTCACATGTTCCGCCACAAGTCGCTAATGAGACCGACGAACAACTTGACGATAATCACCGTCTGGAGCGAGAAACCGGGGGTGAAGAAAGGCCGGATCAAATCCAAGATGACCCTCTATGA
- the LOC126619924 gene encoding uncharacterized protein LOC126619924, giving the protein MKPAKGAAFARTKMRNYASGNTVEKTFRAGSTINEANIYKETKQFVYKDGPQFVFMDLTTYEETRVNESSIGDKTKWLKEGMDCNLLLWNDRLIDVDIPITVQLNVVDVDPGLKGDTAQGNVLNF; this is encoded by the exons ATGAAACCTGCGAAAGGGGCCGCATTTGCAAGGACCAAAATGCGCAATTATGCATCAGGAAACACTGTTGAGAAAACATTTCGAGCAGGCAGCACG ATCAATGAGGCAAATATATACAAGGAAACAAAGCAATTCGTATACAAAGACGGTCCCCAGTTTGTCTTCATGGACCTG ACTACCTATGAAGAAACTCGTGTAAATGAATCGAGTATTGGGGACAAAACAAAGTGGCTGAAAGAGGGAATGGACTGCAATTTGCTTCTTTGGAATGATAGA CTTATCGATGTTGATATCCCCATCACAGTGCAGCTGAATGTGGTTGATGTTGATCCTGGACTTAAAGGTGACACAGCTCAAGGTAATGTATTGAATTTTTGA